Proteins found in one Cheilinus undulatus linkage group 9, ASM1832078v1, whole genome shotgun sequence genomic segment:
- the si:dkey-103i16.6 gene encoding NAD-dependent protein deacetylase sirtuin-3, whose product MNKSRSSWDKVSHTPVSRITRSSSTQARHVGPTESKDPGPGTYGKQRKKQTDSALAQDLSQMSVSGQDARQGKMSKDVRSAPVLACPSSESRSDPCKPSAVKSSSQGGLASVARLVKLGRCKKVVVVAGAGISTASGIPDFRTPGTGLYANLEKYDIPYPEAIFNIDYFTNNPQPFFSLAKALYPGSHRPNYIHYFIRMLHHKGLLLRMYTQNIDGLEKLCGIPDDKLVEAHGSFATASCHLCYTAYPVEDAKLKIMSDTIPICSFCAATVKPDVVFFGEDLPQKYFLHTKDFPKADLLIIMGTSLQIEPFASLVNTVRSTVPRLLLNRHAVGPFEKVPLRRGDHMELGDLADTVRRFAEMLGWNDEIEELMRSQEAVSIPPLISSLPSVSENAPLQSRGTSETSRSRPGAHRAASSDSEGTDSETDSKSSVSSSRSN is encoded by the exons ATGAACAAGTCCAGGTCCAGTTGGGATAAAGTCTCCCATACCCCAGTTAGCAGGATAACCCGCAGCTCCAGCACTCAGGCCCGACACGTTGGCCCAACAGAGAGCAAGGACCCGGGTCCAGGTACATATGGAAAACAAAGGAAGAAGCAGACAGACTCTGCTCTGGCCCAGGACCTGAGTCAAATGAGCGTGAGCGGCCAGGACGCTAG GCAAGGAAAAATGTCCAAAGATGTTCGAAGTGCTCCGGTGCTGGCCTGTCCATCCTCTGAGTCCAGATCAGATCCATGTAAGCCATCTGCTGTAAAGTCCTCATCTCAGGGCGGTTTGGCCTCTGTGGCTCGGCTGGTGAAGCTCGGTCGCTGCAAGAAGGTGGTGGTTGTGGCTGGAGCAGGAATCAGCACCGCCAGTGGCATCCCAGACTTCAG AACTCCAGGAACAGGTCTTTATGCCAACCTGGAAAAGTATGACATCCCATACCCAGAGGCTATTTTCAACATTGACTACTTCACCAACAACCCGCagccttttttctctctggCAAAGGCTCTTTATCCCGGCAGCCACCGACCAAACTACATACACTACTTCATCCGCATGCTTCACCACAAAGGCCTGCTGCTCCGCATGTACACACAGAACATCGACGGACTGGAGAAGT tgtgtggCATCCCGGATGACAAACTTGTAGAAGCTCACGGTAGTTTTGCCACAGCTTCCTGTCACCTGTGCTACACTGCGTACCCTGTTGAAGATGCTAAG CTTAAAATAATGAGCGACACCATTCCCATATGCTCATTCTGTGCTGCTACTGTCAAACCTGATGTGGTGTTTTTTGGAGAGGATCTTCCACAGAAATATTTCCTGCACACTAAAGACTTCCCTAAAGCAGACCTGCTTATTATCATGGGCACATCTTTACAG attgaGCCATTTGCCAGCCTGGTGAACACAGTGCGCTCTACTGTGCCTCGTCTCCTCCTAAATCGACACGCTGTGGGTCCCTTTGAAAAGGTCCCTTTGCGCAGAGGAGACCACATGGAGCTGGGTGACCTGGCAGACACGGTGCGGAGGTTTGCTGAAATGCTTGGCTGGAATGATGAGATTGAAGAGCTGATGAGAAGTCAGGAGGCAGTG AGCATCCCTCCTCTGATCAGCAGCCTTCCATCAGTGAGCGAAAACGCCCCTTTGCAGAGCAGAGGAACTTCTGAGACGAGCAGGTCTAGACCAGGGGCTCATAGAGCAGCTAGCAGTGACAGCGAGGGCACAGACTCAGAGACGGACAGCAAGAGCTCTGTGTCATCCAGCCGCAGCAACTGA